In Bacillota bacterium, one genomic interval encodes:
- a CDS encoding DegT/DnrJ/EryC1/StrS family aminotransferase, translated as MKRISDIEKNYVMDALNNEFQTSKNSVFCSRMEKKFAEIHDVGFAINHVNGTQTMHTALNALEVGAGDEVIVPPLTMSSTAIAVLQNGSMPVFADVDINTFNIDPESIKNKITHRTKAIITVALYGLSPEYDVIKELCNSNNLYLIEDNAEALFATYKGKKVGQFGDCASFSFQASKHITCGEGGILITDDEILADKARKFSSLGYAGVNSKQGKISRNDIQDPNYSRHISLGFNYRMAEVNAAVILGQLERVEELVEQRIKVASIYDEVVNNQSLLKKQLVPDGYKNTYWSYSVVLDTKNPEKDWYKFRDSFQKNGGDGFYAAWKLSYMEPLFINIVQNYCGVWQKYKTGLCPNAEYLQPRMIQFKTNYWNLEEAYNQAEILNKTINSF; from the coding sequence ATGAAAAGAATTAGTGATATCGAGAAAAATTATGTAATGGATGCCCTGAACAATGAATTTCAAACCTCAAAAAACAGTGTGTTTTGTAGTAGAATGGAAAAAAAATTTGCTGAAATTCATGATGTCGGGTTCGCAATTAATCATGTAAATGGTACTCAAACGATGCACACAGCACTCAATGCGTTAGAAGTGGGGGCTGGCGATGAAGTGATCGTTCCACCATTAACCATGTCTAGTACTGCAATAGCAGTATTGCAAAATGGGTCCATGCCGGTTTTTGCCGACGTTGATATTAATACATTTAACATTGATCCGGAATCAATAAAAAATAAAATTACTCACCGGACTAAAGCTATTATAACTGTTGCCTTATACGGGCTCTCTCCTGAATATGATGTAATAAAAGAGTTGTGTAATTCAAATAATCTTTACCTGATTGAAGATAATGCTGAAGCTCTCTTTGCAACATACAAAGGTAAAAAGGTTGGACAATTTGGTGATTGTGCTTCTTTCAGTTTTCAGGCAAGTAAGCATATCACTTGTGGTGAAGGTGGCATTTTAATTACTGATGATGAAATACTTGCTGATAAGGCAAGGAAATTTAGTAGCTTAGGTTATGCCGGAGTAAACTCTAAACAAGGAAAAATCTCTAGAAATGATATTCAGGATCCGAATTATAGCAGACACATCTCGCTTGGGTTTAATTATAGGATGGCGGAGGTTAACGCAGCCGTAATATTGGGTCAGTTAGAAAGAGTTGAAGAGTTAGTTGAACAGAGAATTAAAGTTGCTTCAATATATGATGAGGTTGTGAATAATCAATCTCTTCTTAAAAAGCAACTTGTTCCAGATGGTTATAAAAATACTTATTGGTCTTACAGCGTTGTGCTTGATACAAAAAATCCTGAGAAGGATTGGTATAAATTTAGAGATTCATTTCAAAAAAATGGTGGAGATGGTTTTTATGCGGCTTGGAAACTATCATATATGGAGCCATTATTTATCAATATTGTACAAAATTATTGCGGTGTGTGGCAAAAATACAAAACAGGTTTATGCCCGAATGCTGAGTACTTACAACCAAGAATGATACAATTTAAGACAAATTATTGGAATTTAGAAGAAGCTTATAATCAAGCAGAAATATTAAACAAAACAATAAACAGCTTTTAG
- a CDS encoding N-acetylneuraminate synthase family protein, whose product MKNAFPKVIKIGDRSIGEDKPCYIIADIGANFDGNIDKAKRLIFSAKECGADCAKFQSFRAEKIVSAGGFAKMQLKGVHGSWGRPVHEVFRDAEFPREWHKELNDYCKEIGIHFSTSPYDFEAVDLCGQLDLPFIKIGSGEITWLEMLDYIARKNKPMFLATGDATMAEIDEALKVIESTGNTDLMLMQCITNYPSKIESANIRVLDNYKTAFNIMVGYSDHSPGPVVALGAIALGAKVIEKHFTLDKTDAGPDHPHSMDANEFKKMVEYIKELEAALGTSRKVVVEEESETVIVQRRGLYTNKKIAQGNIIRLEDIVELRPALGVLPKFKNIVAGKVAKNDIDADSPIYWENI is encoded by the coding sequence ATGAAAAATGCATTTCCAAAAGTAATTAAAATAGGCGATCGTTCTATTGGTGAAGATAAACCCTGCTATATAATTGCTGATATAGGTGCAAATTTCGATGGTAACATTGATAAAGCAAAACGATTAATTTTTTCAGCAAAGGAATGTGGGGCTGATTGTGCAAAGTTCCAGAGTTTTAGGGCAGAAAAAATTGTGTCGGCAGGTGGATTTGCAAAAATGCAATTGAAGGGTGTCCATGGGAGTTGGGGAAGACCTGTCCATGAAGTATTCAGAGATGCAGAATTTCCAAGAGAATGGCATAAAGAATTGAATGATTATTGTAAAGAAATTGGTATACACTTCTCAACATCACCTTATGATTTTGAAGCAGTAGATCTTTGTGGACAACTTGATTTACCTTTCATCAAAATCGGATCGGGAGAAATTACGTGGCTTGAAATGCTTGATTACATTGCCCGTAAAAACAAACCTATGTTTTTAGCAACCGGCGATGCAACTATGGCAGAAATTGATGAAGCTTTGAAAGTAATCGAATCGACTGGTAATACCGATTTAATGCTAATGCAGTGTATTACTAACTATCCTTCCAAAATTGAAAGCGCAAATATTCGTGTTCTGGATAACTATAAAACTGCGTTCAACATCATGGTGGGTTATTCAGATCATTCTCCCGGACCTGTTGTTGCTCTTGGGGCAATAGCATTAGGAGCTAAAGTAATTGAAAAGCATTTTACACTTGATAAGACAGATGCTGGACCTGATCACCCACATTCAATGGATGCAAATGAATTTAAAAAGATGGTTGAATATATTAAAGAGCTTGAAGCTGCATTAGGTACTTCGAGAAAAGTTGTCGTAGAAGAAGAAAGTGAGACTGTTATTGTTCAGAGAAGAGGATTATATACAAATAAGAAAATTGCACAAGGTAATATCATTAGGTTGGAGGATATCGTTGAATTAAGACCAGCATTAGGTGTTTTGCCAAAATTCAAAAATATTGTTGCTGGAAAAGTTGCGAAAAATGATATTGATGCGGATAGTCCAATTTACTGGGAAAATATATGA
- the pseB gene encoding UDP-N-acetylglucosamine 4,6-dehydratase (inverting), translating to MNSDKTFLITGGTGSFGKKFIKTILDRYKPRKVIVFSRDELKQFEMQQSDAFKPFENIMRYFIGDVRDLNRLKRAMEDVDIVIHAAALKQVPACEYNPFEAVMTNVIGGQNVIDASLYNKVEKVIALSTDKAAAPINLYGATKLTSDKLFVAANNYKGWRNIKFSVVRYGNVMGSRGSVIPYFLNHKKNGFLPITDERMTRFNITLQKGVDFVIDNLERMWGGELFVPKIPSYNIMDLAKAIAPDIETRIVGIRPGEKLHEEMITSTDSISSIEFDDYFVILPSTKFWDIKKFRKESNGKEGHNCDLGFSYNSSENDIFLTVDEIRDLTIKNVDGANDIIYGD from the coding sequence TTGAACTCAGATAAAACATTTTTAATTACCGGTGGTACCGGATCATTTGGTAAAAAATTCATTAAAACAATTCTTGATCGCTACAAACCAAGGAAGGTAATTGTATTCAGTCGTGACGAATTAAAACAGTTTGAAATGCAACAATCAGATGCTTTCAAACCTTTTGAGAATATTATGCGATATTTTATTGGTGATGTTCGTGACTTAAATCGATTAAAAAGAGCCATGGAGGATGTTGATATTGTTATTCATGCGGCTGCTTTGAAACAAGTCCCTGCCTGTGAGTACAATCCTTTTGAAGCTGTAATGACCAATGTTATTGGCGGACAGAATGTAATTGATGCATCACTATACAATAAGGTAGAAAAAGTAATAGCACTAAGCACTGATAAAGCTGCGGCGCCAATCAATCTTTATGGTGCTACAAAACTTACTTCTGATAAGCTCTTTGTTGCAGCCAATAATTACAAGGGGTGGAGAAATATTAAATTTTCAGTCGTGAGATATGGGAATGTCATGGGTAGTCGTGGATCTGTTATCCCGTATTTTCTTAACCACAAGAAAAATGGGTTTCTACCGATTACCGACGAAAGAATGACTCGTTTCAATATTACACTACAAAAAGGAGTTGATTTTGTTATTGACAATCTTGAACGTATGTGGGGAGGAGAATTATTTGTACCAAAAATACCTTCATATAATATTATGGATTTAGCAAAAGCAATTGCACCAGACATTGAGACAAGAATCGTCGGTATTAGACCTGGGGAAAAACTTCATGAAGAAATGATCACCTCCACAGATTCCATAAGTAGTATAGAATTTGATGATTATTTCGTTATTCTTCCATCAACAAAGTTTTGGGATATTAAAAAATTCAGAAAAGAAAGTAACGGGAAGGAAGGGCATAATTGTGATTTAGGATTTTCTTACAATAGTAGTGAGAATGATATTTTTCTAACGGTTGATGAAATAAGAGATTTAACAATCAAAAATGTTGACGGTGCCAACGATATAATCTATGGAGATTGA
- a CDS encoding NAD(P)-dependent oxidoreductase — protein sequence MNREKVLVIGGAGFLGSHISDALTDADYDVTIFDQKMSPHLKDNQSQIIGDILDEKKLDEATRNVDYVYHLAGMADIDECAEKPLDAIKNNILGTTYILEACVKNQVKKVLFSSSAYVYSDTGSFYRISKQASELIIEGYQEKFNLDYVILRFGSLYGERADRRNSIHRLIEDALKEEKIVYHGQGNEKREFIHIRDAADLSVKALDPKYSNQNLLLTGNSSIEYLDLLNMIREILHNKVSIILEESKSKTHYKLSPYSFNPKIARKLVNNPHIDLGQGLLNLIGEVHKNIHDELRENEGFLVEKNGKGVSNNNS from the coding sequence ATGAATAGAGAAAAAGTATTGGTTATTGGTGGTGCCGGGTTTCTGGGCAGCCACATTTCGGATGCGCTAACTGATGCTGACTACGATGTGACCATTTTTGATCAGAAAATGTCACCTCACTTAAAAGATAACCAATCCCAGATTATTGGTGATATTCTCGATGAAAAAAAACTGGACGAAGCAACGAGAAATGTCGATTACGTCTATCATTTGGCAGGCATGGCAGACATAGATGAATGCGCAGAAAAGCCTCTTGATGCGATTAAAAATAATATTCTAGGCACTACCTATATACTGGAAGCGTGTGTTAAAAATCAGGTTAAAAAAGTTTTATTTTCTAGTTCCGCTTACGTTTATAGTGATACTGGCTCCTTTTACAGAATAAGCAAACAAGCATCAGAGCTTATTATTGAAGGGTACCAGGAAAAATTTAACTTGGATTATGTTATTCTAAGGTTTGGATCGTTGTATGGAGAAAGAGCTGACCGGAGAAACAGTATTCATAGGCTAATTGAAGATGCCTTGAAAGAGGAAAAAATTGTTTATCATGGTCAGGGAAACGAGAAAAGAGAGTTTATTCATATTAGGGATGCGGCAGATCTAAGTGTTAAAGCTCTGGATCCCAAGTATTCAAATCAAAATCTTCTTTTAACTGGAAATTCTTCCATTGAATATCTTGATCTCCTTAACATGATCAGGGAAATTCTACATAATAAAGTCAGTATCATTCTTGAAGAAAGTAAATCTAAAACTCATTATAAACTTTCTCCTTACTCATTCAATCCAAAGATAGCACGCAAGTTGGTTAATAATCCACATATAGACCTGGGTCAAGGTTTATTGAATCTTATTGGGGAGGTTCACAAAAACATCCATGATGAATTGAGGGAAAATGAGGGGTTTTTAGTTGAAAAGAATGGAAAAGGGGTTTCAAATAATAATAGCTAA
- a CDS encoding glycosyltransferase family protein has product MVISAIIQARLNSTRLPNKTFAEIEGYPLIWHIINRIKKSMRINDIVVATTINKEDDLLGEWCGKNNIKSFRGSENNVLERYYFAALESHTDIIVRVTADDPFKDPEITDEVIDFMIEEKLEFAYNNNPPSYPEGLDTEVFTMEALKKAYETSTDAFEHEHVTQYFYKNPLLIKQGNCSYHSDLSHLRWTIDKVQDLEMARTVYKYLFNDKEVFLFRDILQLLEVNSWISEINSGVERSDMYRKGMSNEKN; this is encoded by the coding sequence TTGGTAATTTCAGCAATAATACAAGCAAGACTTAATTCGACACGATTGCCAAATAAGACTTTTGCTGAAATCGAAGGGTATCCGCTAATCTGGCATATTATTAATAGAATCAAAAAAAGCATGAGAATCAACGATATTGTAGTTGCAACCACGATTAATAAAGAAGATGATTTATTAGGCGAATGGTGCGGCAAAAATAATATAAAATCTTTTAGAGGTAGTGAGAATAATGTTCTTGAGCGATATTATTTTGCGGCTTTGGAGAGTCATACTGATATTATCGTTAGAGTAACTGCAGATGATCCTTTCAAAGATCCTGAAATAACTGATGAAGTTATTGATTTTATGATTGAAGAAAAACTTGAATTTGCATACAACAATAATCCACCTTCTTATCCTGAAGGTTTAGATACTGAAGTATTCACCATGGAAGCACTAAAAAAGGCCTATGAGACATCCACAGATGCCTTCGAACATGAACATGTGACTCAGTATTTTTACAAGAATCCTTTATTAATTAAGCAAGGGAACTGCTCTTATCATTCAGACTTATCCCATCTTAGATGGACAATTGATAAGGTACAAGATTTAGAAATGGCAAGAACTGTCTATAAATACTTATTTAATGATAAGGAAGTATTTTTGTTCAGGGATATTCTCCAGTTACTGGAGGTGAATTCTTGGATAAGTGAAATAAATTCTGGAGTTGAAAGGAGTGATATGTATAGAAAAGGGATGAGTAATGAAAAGAATTAG